Proteins encoded within one genomic window of Macrobrachium nipponense isolate FS-2020 chromosome 9, ASM1510439v2, whole genome shotgun sequence:
- the LOC135218190 gene encoding protein fem-1 homolog A-like, with amino-acid sequence MGHIEIMKVLLDHSGQMDADISELNDEVSNAVMFCADLTDNIPTIFSFLGNTPLILASFRCHVEMVEYLVSRTDLISVKEKADAFELLGASLFDDMEDIVSVIQYWKSAMSHRYVDGVLTYPKSELNLEGPAHEEFREVTTLEQLEALNTDFESVQRQSLLVKERVLGPDHFTTMQMTVPFQTNASTCGFTLSKCNISD; translated from the exons ATGGGACATATTGAAATAATGAAAGTATTGCTGGATCACAGCGGTCAAATGGATGCCGACATTTCTG AACTGAACGATGAGGTTTCGAATGCTGTAATGTTCTGTGCTGATTTGACTGATAATATACCAACTATTTTTTCGTTTCTAG GAAATACTCCTTTGATTCTGGCGAGCTTTCGTTGCCACGTGGAAATGGTAGAATATCTAGTAAGCAGAACAGACCTGATATCTGTTAAAGAGAAAGCCGATGCATTTGAGTTACTTGGAGCTTCGCTTTTTGACGATATGGAAGATATTGTCAGTGTTATTCAGTACTGGAAATCAGCTATGAGCCACAG GTACGTAGATGGTGTCCTGACTTATCCAAAATCCGAACTGAATTTGGAAGGTCCTGCACACGAGGAGTTCAGAGAAGTCACCACCTTAGAGCAACTAGAGGCCCTAAACACTGACTTCGAGTCAGTCCAACGTCAGTCTCTCCTCGTGAAGGAGAGGGTTTTAGGACCCGATCATTTTACTACAATGCAAATGACGGTGCCTTTTCAAACTAATGCATCAACCTGTGGGTTCACGCTATCGAAGTGCAATATTTCCGACTAA
- the LOC135218191 gene encoding protein fem-1 homolog A-like: MPDFSQSVAQLRGVSMEQLQVIATCWSRQEFKEPDEPSSVHNNGDLARIRHCLAGRFVAASEFKEPDEPSSVHNNGDLRPGFGTVWLAGLWQHRSCRYCLPVGLDKRLGILSVGVASSPLAVCGCHDDKVRLLAALEVRLICSDGQRVVSLQQITIHGRFLHGVRPLWCATVGGQYAVIDYLLSKGANVNGITRFNSTPLRAACIHGHLDIAKLLVEHGASTETTDPYSFTCLMLAAHNRRLEIVKYLLEIGVDVNGKSMDGQSALHVSAEIGHIEIMKVLLDHNGQMDADISGITPLILASFRCHLEMVEYLVSRTDLISVKEKADAFELLGASLLDDLEDIVSVIQYWKSAMSHRYVDGVLTYPKSELNLEGPAHEEFREVTTLEQLEAIETDFESVQRQSLLVKERVLGPDHFTTLLYIRDAGLDYANDGAFKQCINLWVHAIEVQYFRLKPLNHARLYHFRSFVGLFSSLTDAEHVSNWNRQPKDFFDDIMCVFEKGARELNLVVSELDQSDISVKKLNESHLNECVAIIMHLLVSLTMLQPQLSSSQIHTFRSALYQLLKKDPRDAAGWSLLHIAWTGFQCRCLAP, from the exons ATGCCTGATTTTAGTCAGTCAGTAGCACAACTTCGAGGGGTCAGTATGGAGCAGCTGCAGGTTATTGCTACCTGTTGGTCTCGACAAGAG tttaaagaacctgatgaaccatcGTCGGTTCATAAcaatggcgaccttgccaggattcggCACTGTTTGGCTGGCAGGTTTGTGGCAGCATCGGAG tttaaagaacctgatgaaccatcGTCGGTTCATAACAATGGCGACCTTAGGCCAGGATTCGGCACTGTTTGGCTGGCAGGTTTGTGGCAGCATCGGAG CTGCAGGTATTGCTTACCTGTTGGTCTCGACAAGAGGTTGGGGATCTTGTCTGTTGGTGTAGCTTCATCTCCGTTGGCAGTATGTGGCTGTCATGACGACAAAGTTCGTCTGTTGGCTGCATTAGAAGTTCGACTCATCTGTTCTGATGGGCAGCGTGTGGTGTCTCTACAACAAA TAACGATTCACGGGAGATTCTTGCACGGAGTTCGGCCTCTGTGGTGCGCTACCGTCGGGGGCCAGTACGCGGTCATTGACTACCTCCTTTCCAAAGGAGCCAATGTGAATGGCATTACCAGATTCAACAGCACTCCTCTGCGAGCAGCGTGTATCCATGGCCACCTCGATATTGCCAAACTTCTTGTGGAACACGGAGCCT CCACCGAGACTACTGATCCATACTCGTTCACTTGTCTGATGCTCGCTGCTCACAACCGCCGTCTGGAAATTGTGAAATACCTTTTAGAAATTGGCGTTGACGTGAACGGTAAGAGTATGGACGGGCAAAGCGCTTTGCATGTGAGTGCGGAAATAGGACATATTGAAATAATGAAAGTGTTGCTGGATCACAACGGTCAAATGGATGCCGACATTTCTG GAATTACTCCTCTGATTCTGGCGAGCTTTCGTTGCCACTTGGAAATGGTAGAATATCTTGTAAGCAGAACAGACTTGATATCTGTTAAAGAGAAAGCCGATGCATTCGAGTTACTTGGAGCTTCGCTTTTAGACGATTTGGAAGATATTGTCAGTGTTATTCAGTACTGGAAATCAGCTATGAGCCACAG GTACGTAGATGGTGTCCTGACTTATCCAAAATCCGAACTGAATTTGGAAGGTCCTGCACACGAGGAGTTCAGAGAAGTCACCACCTTAGAGCAACTAGAGGCCATAGAGACTGACTTCGAGTCAGTCCAACGTCAGTCTCTCCTCGTGAAGGAGAGGGTTTTAGGACCCGATCATTTTACCACACTGCTATATATCCGGGACGCAGGTCTCGACTACGCAAATGACGGTGCTTTCAAGCAATGCATCAACCTGTGGGTTCACGCTATCGAAGTGCAATATTTCCGGCTAAAACCACTCAACCACGCTAGGCTCTACCACTTCAGGTCATTCGTGGGGCTGTTTTCATCCCTGACGGACGCAGAGCATGTAAGTAACTGGAATCGTCAACCTAAGGATTTTTTCGatgatattatgtgtgtgtttgaaaaaGGCGCGAGGGAATTGAATCTGGTTGTTTCCGAATTAGATCAAAGCGACATTTCCGTGAAGAAGCTAAATGAATCACACCTTAACGAGTGTGTTGCAATCATCATGCATTTATTAGTATCGTTAACAATGTTACAGCCACAGCTCTCGTCCTCTCAGATACACACTTTCAGGAGTGCGTTGTATCAACTACTGAAGAAGGATCCAAGGGATGCAGCGGGTTGGAGCCTTCTCCACATCGCCTGGACGGGTTTTCAGTGCCGGTGTCTAGCACCGTGA